The Methanohalophilus portucalensis genome window below encodes:
- a CDS encoding GNAT family N-acetyltransferase, which yields MVMKELIKRGKHEGAIEIHLSSQIQAMGFYSKFGFCEYGKVHYDAGIAHMWMRRYMGK from the coding sequence TTGGTAATGAAAGAATTGATCAAGAGAGGAAAACATGAAGGGGCAATTGAGATTCACTTAAGTTCCCAGATTCAGGCCATGGGTTTTTACAGTAAATTTGGCTTCTGCGAATACGGGAAAGTTCATTATGATGCAGGAATTGCCCATATGTGGATGCGGAGGTATATGGGAAAATAA